The DNA region AGAAGAAACGAGTATTCTCTTTTGAACCAACCAAGCTACCCCCTAGTGaagtttttacgaggaaatacatAAGCCACTTAGTTCCTGCACTCAAGAAGCTCAATATGGGAAAGAGCTCTCCACAAATCAACCAACTAACTGTGAAGCGTGAAGTAGACAAGGCTTTGGCTTTGTCTGCTCAAGAATTTGCATGGAGCCGTTTCTTGCTACAGAAGCTGTCGTCCTCGAACAATCCAACCACTACTACAAGTTCTTCTTCCATTCAAACTCAGATTCTAGAAAGATCCAACGACGAAGATGGAGAGATAGAGGAGAAACTGAAGGAATTACAGAAGCTTTTGCCAGGTGGAGAAGAGA from Raphanus sativus cultivar WK10039 chromosome 8, ASM80110v3, whole genome shotgun sequence includes:
- the LOC108821102 gene encoding transcription factor bHLH146, whose translation is MERQMINKKKRVFSFEPTKLPPSEVFTRKYISHLVPALKKLNMGKSSPQINQLTVKREVDKALALSAQEFAWSRFLLQKLSSSNNPTTTTSSSSIQTQILERSNDEDGEIEEKLKELQKLLPGGEEMNVEEILTEIGNYIKCLELQTSALKSIVQDAT